A genomic stretch from Caldivirga sp. includes:
- a CDS encoding NAD(P)-dependent oxidoreductase, with the protein MRVGFIGLGTMGAPMAMNIHRAGFPLIVYNRTRSKTEPFARLNVPVASSPREVAERSSVVICMVTDAPDLEQVLFGKNGVVEGRHEGLIVVDMSTNSPDYSMEFHRRLMELGIEFLDAPVTGGDKGAREGTLTIMVGGNREAFEKVKPIFEAMGKVIIHAGDVGSGQLLKLINQVVVGLNTLAMVEALTLAKRAGADISKVQQVLMSGMGNSEVIRQLMPRVLSGDFKPGFKASHLRKDLKYVVDLATRLNVPMPGVSMLLQLYNALVALGLGEEGTQALIKLYDNLTKSQRNVD; encoded by the coding sequence ATTAGGGTTGGCTTCATAGGTTTGGGAACCATGGGTGCACCAATGGCCATGAACATTCATAGAGCTGGATTCCCACTAATAGTGTATAATAGAACCCGCAGTAAGACTGAACCATTCGCTAGGCTTAATGTTCCGGTTGCATCATCACCAAGGGAGGTTGCGGAGAGGTCTAGCGTAGTTATATGCATGGTGACTGATGCACCGGACCTGGAACAGGTATTATTTGGGAAGAATGGGGTTGTGGAGGGGAGGCATGAGGGTCTTATTGTTGTTGACATGAGTACTAACTCACCCGACTACTCAATGGAATTCCACAGGAGGTTAATGGAGTTAGGTATTGAATTCCTAGATGCACCAGTTACAGGTGGGGATAAGGGTGCTAGGGAAGGGACATTAACCATAATGGTTGGGGGGAATCGTGAAGCATTCGAGAAGGTTAAGCCTATTTTCGAGGCAATGGGTAAGGTTATAATACATGCAGGAGACGTGGGATCCGGCCAACTCCTGAAGCTTATCAACCAGGTTGTTGTTGGTTTAAATACCTTAGCTATGGTTGAGGCCCTCACGTTAGCTAAGAGGGCTGGGGCTGACATTAGTAAGGTTCAACAGGTCTTAATGAGTGGTATGGGTAATTCAGAGGTTATAAGGCAATTAATGCCCAGGGTCCTTTCAGGGGACTTTAAACCAGGCTTTAAGGCCTCCCACCTGAGGAAGGATTTAAAGTATGTGGTTGACTTAGCCACCAGGTTAAATGTACCTATGCCAGGCGTCAGTATGCTTCTTCAATTATACAATGCCCTAGTGGCTCTTGGACTTGGGGAGGAGGGGACGCAGGCATTAATTAAGCTCTACGATAACTTAACTAAGTCCCAACGCAACGTGGATTAA
- a CDS encoding 4Fe-4S binding protein, which produces MSRRSEIPTTPEGLRKYVRVIDDQDICIGCGACVSVCPTNAWELDENGKARLIWDWCIDDFSCIPVCPVNCIWKTPESPETARPKDNWYRFSRELTPEEQKVFEEWAKKYGITGKPARQSS; this is translated from the coding sequence ATGTCTAGGCGTAGTGAGATACCTACGACTCCGGAGGGTTTGAGGAAATATGTGAGGGTTATTGATGATCAGGACATATGCATAGGCTGCGGCGCCTGCGTCAGTGTTTGCCCAACTAATGCCTGGGAGCTTGATGAGAATGGTAAGGCTAGGCTTATTTGGGATTGGTGTATTGATGACTTCTCCTGCATACCAGTATGCCCAGTTAACTGCATTTGGAAAACCCCAGAATCCCCTGAAACAGCCAGACCCAAGGACAATTGGTACAGGTTCAGTAGGGAATTAACCCCAGAAGAACAGAAGGTATTCGAAGAATGGGCGAAGAAATACGGAATAACAGGAAAACCAGCTCGCCAATCCTCCTAA
- a CDS encoding DMT family transporter gives MLIIDTAPALSTAFIWAWASVTYKDYMRRLSPLTVNFLRMLYTTAALTIPVVLIGLNIGAIWGSLSGLLSLAVGDSMYLMAINYSGVSVAAPISYSYIPLSVLMATLLGEPLTIFKVTSGLMIMLGVYLLSRERTRVTLKGVTLALGTAVAWAVGQTMIKVADVNGLNPVSVAFVRVATAGLVLLMVNHVIHNDLTTAIKTTLYTRLPLVAILDLGIGVALFAYSVDLIGLGFTVIVTGCMPLVAQLMAKFMSGEKLTASKLMGAVIIVLAIATAFIQ, from the coding sequence ATGTTAATAATTGATACTGCTCCAGCATTATCAACAGCCTTCATCTGGGCGTGGGCGTCGGTTACATATAAGGATTACATGAGGAGGTTAAGTCCATTAACCGTCAACTTCCTTAGAATGCTGTATACAACCGCAGCATTAACAATTCCAGTAGTGTTAATTGGCTTGAATATAGGAGCCATATGGGGTTCACTAAGTGGCTTACTCTCCCTGGCTGTGGGTGACTCAATGTACCTAATGGCGATTAACTACTCAGGGGTCTCGGTGGCTGCACCAATATCATACTCCTACATACCCCTGTCAGTACTGATGGCTACCCTATTGGGCGAACCATTGACTATATTTAAGGTTACTTCAGGACTAATGATAATGCTTGGCGTATACCTATTATCCAGGGAGAGGACTAGGGTAACATTAAAGGGCGTTACCCTAGCCCTTGGTACTGCCGTAGCTTGGGCCGTTGGGCAAACTATGATAAAGGTAGCTGACGTTAATGGCCTAAACCCAGTATCTGTAGCCTTCGTAAGGGTTGCTACAGCAGGCCTAGTACTACTGATGGTGAACCATGTAATTCATAATGACTTAACCACCGCCATTAAGACAACATTATACACACGCCTACCTCTGGTTGCAATACTGGACTTGGGCATTGGAGTAGCATTATTCGCATACTCAGTGGACTTAATAGGCCTTGGCTTCACGGTCATAGTAACGGGATGCATGCCATTAGTAGCTCAATTAATGGCTAAGTTTATGAGCGGAGAGAAGCTCACTGCATCAAAGCTAATGGGTGCCGTAATCATAGTGTTAGCAATAGCAACCGCGTTCATACAATAG
- a CDS encoding PaREP1 family protein, producing MSLTLSPQLVNLLRELAGGKDAEAFIIDLIAERLDPPHRVKLYLSLHEHYLKSAEEFYSKGDLVQAGEQYWGAVTALLNAMAESRGWEYYSHRDYDI from the coding sequence ATGTCATTAACACTTTCGCCTCAATTGGTTAATTTATTAAGGGAATTGGCTGGTGGTAAGGATGCTGAGGCTTTTATTATTGATTTAATTGCTGAGAGACTTGATCCGCCTCATAGAGTTAAGCTTTACTTGAGTCTTCATGAGCATTACCTTAAGTCCGCTGAGGAATTTTACAGTAAGGGTGATTTAGTTCAGGCTGGTGAGCAGTACTGGGGTGCGGTGACTGCTTTGCTTAATGCCATGGCTGAGTCAAGGGGTTGGGAGTATTATAGTCATAGGGATTATGATATTTGA
- the trxB gene encoding thioredoxin-disulfide reductase, with protein sequence MLNTTGLELSGEVAEKLKGKVLDVVIIGGGPAGLNAAIYAARFGLSAVIITEEVGGQVGKAGWVEDYLGYVRITGPDLVNKFEEHVRYYNVPVLIDSVEKVTANGDLFKVTTVSGDEFISRTVIIAVGEKRRKLNVPGEDKYNGKGVSYCAPCDAPLFKNKVVAVVGGGDSAASSALLLTEYATKVYLIHRRNSLRAQPIYQDLLLKNSKITILWNTVVKELKGDKVLKSAIIQRVDSGESMELPIDGIFIEIGAEPPVEFFKAIGLDLDKNGYINVNNMMETSVKGIYAAGDCVSLTPRGFRQIITAAAQGALAAYSAYNYILTKYGQNREK encoded by the coding sequence ATGTTAAACACAACTGGACTAGAATTATCTGGTGAGGTTGCGGAGAAGCTTAAGGGTAAGGTACTTGACGTAGTGATAATAGGTGGTGGGCCAGCTGGCCTTAATGCGGCAATATACGCAGCCAGGTTCGGTTTAAGTGCGGTTATAATAACGGAAGAGGTGGGTGGGCAGGTTGGTAAGGCTGGTTGGGTTGAGGATTACTTAGGCTACGTTAGGATAACTGGACCCGACCTAGTTAATAAGTTTGAGGAACACGTAAGGTACTATAATGTACCAGTGTTAATTGACTCAGTGGAGAAGGTTACTGCTAATGGTGACTTATTCAAGGTAACTACTGTATCAGGTGATGAATTCATATCCAGGACTGTGATAATTGCAGTGGGTGAGAAGAGGAGGAAGTTGAATGTGCCAGGTGAGGATAAGTACAATGGTAAGGGGGTAAGCTACTGTGCTCCCTGTGATGCCCCATTATTTAAGAATAAGGTTGTTGCCGTTGTTGGGGGAGGTGACTCAGCAGCTTCATCAGCATTATTACTAACCGAGTACGCCACTAAGGTTTACCTAATACATAGGAGGAATAGCCTTAGGGCCCAGCCCATATACCAGGATTTACTACTTAAAAACAGTAAGATCACCATACTTTGGAACACTGTGGTTAAGGAGCTTAAGGGTGATAAGGTTCTTAAGTCAGCTATAATACAAAGAGTGGACTCAGGTGAATCAATGGAATTACCCATTGATGGGATTTTCATTGAAATAGGTGCGGAACCACCTGTGGAGTTCTTTAAGGCTATTGGACTTGACTTAGATAAGAATGGTTACATAAATGTTAATAACATGATGGAGACTAGCGTTAAAGGCATTTACGCCGCAGGGGATTGCGTATCCCTAACGCCAAGGGGCTTTAGGCAAATCATAACGGCGGCAGCCCAGGGTGCATTAGCGGCATACTCAGCGTACAATTACATACTCACAAAGTATGGGCAAAACAGGGAGAAGTAA
- a CDS encoding V-type ATP synthase subunit D — protein MSISALQRPTPSRLMLIRLRTQETLYRRIRKTVEDARNATLQRLRALVPTLEERRKTSYGEINKVAELYQIAKNRVGAVALSAMASSTKVRVDGYVEDRVIGGLKFGILNVKGFGGPTYSMYSVPTELDASLTSLVSILPMLMEYVNLENIFYTLLYRVREYQRMINAIDNVILPRIRDSVTFIRLALDEMEREDFVRRVIINRIIGTE, from the coding sequence ATGTCGATTTCGGCTCTTCAAAGGCCGACGCCATCCAGGCTAATGCTGATTAGACTGAGGACTCAGGAGACATTGTATAGGAGGATTAGGAAGACTGTGGAGGATGCTAGGAATGCCACGTTACAGAGACTGAGGGCACTTGTACCGACATTAGAGGAGAGGAGGAAGACTTCGTATGGGGAAATTAATAAGGTTGCTGAACTTTACCAAATAGCTAAGAATAGGGTTGGTGCGGTTGCATTAAGTGCAATGGCATCGTCAACTAAGGTTAGGGTTGATGGTTATGTTGAGGATAGGGTCATAGGTGGGTTAAAGTTCGGCATACTTAACGTTAAGGGTTTTGGTGGACCAACATACAGCATGTATAGTGTACCCACTGAACTAGACGCATCATTAACCAGCCTAGTGTCAATACTGCCTATGCTCATGGAGTACGTTAACCTGGAGAACATATTCTACACGCTCCTATACAGGGTTAGGGAGTATCAAAGAATGATAAACGCAATAGATAACGTTATACTACCTAGGATAAGGGACTCAGTGACCTTCATAAGGCTTGCCCTTGATGAAATGGAGAGGGAGGACTTCGTGAGGAGGGTCATAATAAATAGAATAATTGGTACTGAATGA